From Homalodisca vitripennis isolate AUS2020 chromosome 1, UT_GWSS_2.1, whole genome shotgun sequence, the proteins below share one genomic window:
- the LOC124352933 gene encoding lysosomal acid glucosylceramidase-like, producing the protein MLTNKDILPSALLAIFTAVIIAGSDIPCSPRFGDSGFVCVCNATYCDTFTYPSRSTENFTHIFTSNHTPGYNFLWGTVKNASTLPINLADQSITVNVNISNKSHRLKGIGGSFTDSFCINVKSLSEEAGNNLLRSYFSRSGNEYKMARVPIASSDFCTRTYTYDDTPGDVNLEYFKLAPEDYTYKIPVISAARQMSPHNLYLFGSPWTSPNWTKNDNSYTRGYMKEEYFGYWAKYLLRFLEEYRKEGIEFWGFSPFNEPINALYLKQYLINSMQWLPMAHRVFIRDHLGPLLRASPFNATKLLTFEDGRWFLEYWLDRVMVDKAVADYIDGVSLHWYRDTQSPPDLLDKMFKKYNKFLLYTEACIIHRLDPNSTLTVDLGSWIRGAAYATDIIEVINHFSIGFIDWNMALNTDGGPVFPTSGPVDAPVIVNASADEFYKNPMFYVLGHFSKFIGEGSYRVDSTSEPSSSISHLATLNPDGSISTFMYNPTESDITVILHDVINKKIMNISMKAESLNTVVWW; encoded by the exons GATCTGATATTCCTTGCTCACCACGATTCGGAGACAGCGGGTTCGTGTGCGTCTGTAACGCCACCTACTGTGACACCTTCACCTACCCTTCTCGTTCCACTGAGAACTTCACCCACATCTTCACCAGCAACCACACGCCGGGCTACAACTTTCTCTGGGGCACTGTAAAGAACGCGTCCACACTTCCCATCAACTTGGCTG ATCAGTCCATAACAGTGAATGTAAACATAAGTAACAAGTCTCATAGACTCAAAGGCATTGGTGGATCATTTACGGACTCTTTCTGTATCAATGTCAAAAGTCTCAGTGAAGAAGCAGGAAATAATCTTTTAAG GTCTTACTTCTCACGAAGCGGAAACGAGTACAAGATGGCAAGAGTGCCGATTGCCAGTTCGGACTTTTGTACAAGGACTTACACTTACGATGACACGCCAGGTGATGTCAATCTGGAATATTTTAAACTTGCACCAGAAGATTACACTTACAAG ATTCCAGTTATCAGCGCTGCTAGGCAGATGAGTCCACACAACCTATATCTGTTTGGGTCTCCATGGACAAGTCCTAATTGGACTAAAAATGACAATTCCTACACCCGTGGATACATGAAGGAGGAATATTTTGGGTACTGGGCCAAATATTTGCTGCG GTTTCTGGAGGAATACAGGAAGGAAGGTATCGAGTTTTGGGGATTTTCACCATTCAACGAGCCTATCAACGCTCTGTACCTCAAGCAATACCTTATAAACAGCATGCAATGGTTACCCATGGCTCACAGGGTGTTCATAAGAGATCACCTGGGGCCACTCCTGCGCGCTTCTCCTTTCAACGCCACCAAGCTACTTACCTTCGAGGACGGACGTTGGTTCTTAGAGTACTGGCTGGACAGG GTAATGGTGGATAAGGCTGTAGCAGACTACATAGACGGAGTGTCATTACACTGGTACAGGGACACCCAGTCGCCGCCAGATCTGCTTGACAAAATGTTCaagaaatacaacaaatttttacTCTACACTGAAGCTTGTATAATTCATCGGTTGGATC CTAACTCAACTCTGACCGTTGATTTGGGATCCTGGATACGAGGAGCAGCATATGCCACAGACATTATTGAG GTGATCAACCATTTTTCTATCGGATTCATCGACTGGAACATGGCCCTGAACACGGATGGAGGCCCGGTGTTTCCCACCTCAGGTCCCGTGGACGCCCCCGTCATCGTGAACGCCTCCGCGGACGAGTTCTACAAGAACCCAATGTTCTACGTTCTCGGCCACTTCTCCAAGTTCATCGGTGAAGGATCGTACCGTGTGGACTCCACTTCTGAACCCTCGTCCAGCATCAGTCACCTAGCCACCTTAAACCCTGACGGCAGCATCTCCACTTTTATGTACAACCC AACTGAAAGTGATATCACTGTCATCTTGCATGACGTCATCAATAAGAAAATAATGAACATCAGCATGAAAGCGGAATCTCTCAACACCGTTGTCTGGTGGTGA